In Capsicum annuum cultivar UCD-10X-F1 chromosome 7, UCD10Xv1.1, whole genome shotgun sequence, one genomic interval encodes:
- the LOC107852654 gene encoding transcription factor MYB82, translating to MKDKEVKTRMKRGFWKPEEDLILKNCVETHGEGNWATISEKSGLLRSGKSCRLRWKNYLRPNIKRGMMSEDEKDLIIRLHKLLGNRWSLIAGRLPGRTDNEVKNFWNTHLYNKRSCKGKKKHVKSKEANTHSPQGKTQECPADTVSNQEVATKTVLDSWIEEMQDFNCSLLSPVMNSMPFLEDEPFIPILDDIVLLEAFTSSGKEAWSEIQPFL from the exons ATGAAGGATAAAGAAGTTAAAACAAGAATGAAGAGAGGATTTTGGAAACCTGAGGAGGACTTGATATTGAAGAATTGTGTGGAGACTCATGGAGAGGGAAACTGGGCTACCATTTCTGAGAAGTCAG GATTATTGAGGAGTGGTAAGAGCTGCAGACTAAGGTGGAAAAATTACCTGAGGCCAAACATCAAGCGAGGAATGATGTCAGAAGATGAAAAAGACCTCATCATCAGACTTCATAAGCTTCTTGGCAACCG ATGGTCGCTAATTGCTGGTAGGCTACCTGGAAGAACAGACAATGAAGTTAAGAACTTCTGGAACACACATTTGTACAACAAGAGATCCTGTAAAGGCAAAAAGAAGCATGTGAAGTCCAAGGAGGCAAATACTCACAGCCCACAAGGCAAAACACAAGAGTGCCCTGCTGATACAGTAAGCAACCAAGAAGTGGCCACCAAAACAGTTTTAGATTCATGGATAGAAGAAATGCAGGACTTTAACTGCAGCTTACTATCACCTGTGATGAATAGCATGCCATTTCTCGAAGACGAGCCGTTTATTCCCATATTGGACGACATAGTCTTGCTTGAAGCATTCACAAGCTCTGGCAAAGAAGCATGGAGTGAGATTCAGCCATTTCTTTAG